The following proteins are co-located in the Bradyrhizobium sp. AZCC 2176 genome:
- a CDS encoding NAD(P)-binding domain-containing protein, with protein MPDEKIETLVIGGGQAGLVMSHRLKQRGLSHLVLERHRIAERWRSERWDGLKFQFPNWSVRLPDFAFPHSDPDAFSSTDDIIKFIEAYAEFVSPPIRCGVAVTRLSQRDGDGFIAETEGGTIAADNVVVATGPYQRDVIPDLLRDHPVFQVHASGYKNPEQLPPGAVLVAGAGASGAQIAEELLQAGRRVFLSVGRHRRLPRRYRGRDLIWWLADMRLDRMTPEERGSARLGPVISGAYGGRTIDFRNFAAAGMILVGRLEAARHGVIEIAPGLAENLSDGDLVYSTFLDTVDAYAKRRRLELPEDPDAHNTLANPPCVTAPLTRLDLAAEGISAVIWATGYGVDFSWIDVPVLDERGDAIHRNGISAVPGLYFLGLQWLSKMNSSFLSGVGDDAVVLADHIRARG; from the coding sequence ATGCCGGATGAAAAGATCGAAACGCTCGTGATCGGCGGCGGCCAGGCTGGCCTCGTGATGAGTCACCGGCTGAAGCAGCGCGGGCTTTCGCACCTCGTGCTCGAGCGTCATCGGATCGCCGAACGCTGGCGCAGCGAACGCTGGGACGGGCTGAAATTCCAGTTTCCGAACTGGTCGGTGCGGCTGCCGGACTTTGCGTTTCCGCACAGCGATCCGGATGCGTTTTCAAGCACCGACGACATCATCAAATTCATCGAGGCCTATGCCGAATTCGTCAGCCCGCCGATCCGCTGCGGCGTCGCGGTGACGCGGCTGTCGCAGCGTGACGGTGACGGTTTCATCGCCGAGACCGAAGGCGGCACGATCGCCGCCGACAATGTCGTCGTCGCCACCGGCCCCTATCAGCGCGATGTCATCCCGGACCTGTTGCGCGATCATCCGGTATTCCAGGTCCACGCGTCCGGCTACAAAAATCCCGAACAGCTTCCGCCGGGTGCGGTGCTGGTCGCCGGCGCCGGCGCGTCGGGCGCGCAGATTGCCGAGGAATTGTTGCAGGCCGGCCGCCGCGTCTTTCTCTCGGTCGGACGGCACCGCCGCCTGCCGCGCCGCTACCGCGGCCGCGACCTGATCTGGTGGCTCGCCGACATGCGGCTCGATCGGATGACGCCGGAGGAGCGCGGGTCGGCACGATTGGGCCCCGTCATTTCGGGGGCCTATGGCGGCCGCACCATCGACTTCCGCAACTTCGCCGCCGCCGGCATGATCCTGGTGGGGCGCCTCGAGGCGGCGCGTCATGGCGTGATCGAGATTGCGCCCGGCCTTGCAGAAAACCTTTCCGACGGCGACCTCGTCTACTCAACCTTTCTCGACACCGTGGATGCCTATGCGAAACGTCGCCGCCTGGAATTGCCGGAGGACCCCGACGCCCACAACACACTTGCCAACCCGCCTTGCGTCACCGCGCCGCTCACGCGCCTCGACCTCGCCGCGGAAGGCATCTCCGCGGTGATCTGGGCCACCGGCTACGGCGTCGATTTTAGCTGGATCGATGTCCCCGTGCTGGACGAGCGCGGCGACGCGATTCACCGCAACGGCATCTCGGCGGTGCCGGGGCTGTATTTCCTCGGCCTGCAATGGCTGTCGAAGATGAATTCCTCGTTCCTGTCCGGCGTCGGCGACGACGCCGTGGTGCTGGCGGATCATATTCGCGCGCGGGGGTGA
- a CDS encoding LysR substrate-binding domain-containing protein, which yields MRRLLFLNGIKAFEAAARAGSFAAAGVELNVSAAAVSRMVHLLEERLGVALFERKANRLVTTAAGRAYQSGLTPIFDALASLTAQVTAPASVRVLTIGVGPTFAMKWLIPRLADFRKQEPDIDVRITTGGAAVPFGEDWSCGIKLGDGEWPGLIAEPLFAADLLPVCAPRLANQLKRPTDLKGPTLLRVAHSPDDWPSWLDAAGTARITARGPEFDHYGQALQAAVDGLGIAMGIRPYIDDDLAAGRLVAPFALSVPKGMRWYLVYRGFSTGQRDFAAFRRWMIRAATEPATRRRGQRHAG from the coding sequence GTGCGGCGGCTGCTCTTTCTCAACGGGATCAAGGCATTCGAGGCCGCCGCCAGGGCCGGCAGCTTTGCCGCCGCCGGCGTCGAGCTCAACGTCTCCGCGGCCGCGGTCAGCCGGATGGTGCACCTGCTGGAAGAACGGCTCGGCGTGGCGTTGTTCGAGCGCAAGGCCAACCGCCTCGTCACCACGGCGGCCGGCCGCGCCTATCAGAGCGGGCTGACCCCGATCTTCGACGCGCTGGCGAGCCTGACCGCGCAGGTCACCGCGCCTGCAAGCGTGCGCGTGCTGACCATCGGCGTCGGTCCCACCTTTGCGATGAAATGGCTGATCCCGCGGCTGGCGGACTTCCGCAAGCAGGAGCCGGATATCGACGTCCGCATCACCACCGGCGGCGCCGCGGTGCCGTTCGGCGAGGACTGGAGCTGCGGCATCAAGCTCGGCGACGGCGAATGGCCGGGCCTGATCGCCGAACCGTTATTCGCCGCCGACCTGCTGCCGGTGTGCGCGCCGCGCCTTGCTAATCAGCTTAAACGCCCGACCGACCTGAAGGGGCCGACGCTGCTGCGGGTGGCGCATTCGCCCGACGACTGGCCGTCATGGCTCGACGCGGCCGGCACAGCCCGAATCACTGCACGCGGACCGGAGTTCGACCATTACGGCCAGGCGCTGCAGGCCGCGGTCGACGGCCTCGGCATCGCCATGGGCATCCGCCCCTATATCGACGACGACCTCGCTGCCGGCCGGCTGGTCGCGCCGTTTGCGTTAAGCGTGCCGAAAGGCATGCGCTGGTATCTGGTCTATCGGGGCTTCAGCACCGGGCAGCGCGATTTCGCTGCCTTTCGGCGCTGGATGATCCGCGCGGCGACAGAGCCCGCCACACGCCGCAGGGGCCAGCGACATGCCGGATGA
- a CDS encoding sulfite exporter TauE/SafE family protein, with protein MTPLMIAALGALMVATAFLSGLFGMAGGMILIGVLLMLMPLPTAMVLHAITQMASNGWRAFLWRAHIRWRPVFVYLIGCALALGVWSIARYVPDKPIALLLLGATPFMARLMPKNLKPNPDSIWQGSSYGFICMGLMLMTGVSGPLMDTFFLGGNFGRREVVATKATCQVASHLTKLIYFGGIIDQAATLDPVLAAVAIAASMLGTTLARRILEAMSDAQFRTWANLLITTVAGYYILYGGWLLFTRTSAMAF; from the coding sequence ATGACGCCCCTGATGATCGCAGCCCTCGGTGCGTTGATGGTCGCGACAGCGTTCCTGTCGGGCCTGTTCGGCATGGCCGGCGGGATGATCCTGATCGGCGTGCTGTTGATGCTGATGCCGCTGCCCACCGCGATGGTGCTGCATGCGATCACGCAGATGGCCTCGAACGGCTGGCGTGCCTTTCTGTGGCGGGCGCATATCCGCTGGCGGCCGGTGTTCGTCTATCTGATCGGCTGCGCGCTGGCGCTCGGGGTGTGGTCGATCGCCCGCTACGTGCCGGACAAGCCCATCGCATTGCTGTTGCTCGGGGCGACGCCGTTCATGGCGCGGCTGATGCCGAAGAACCTCAAGCCCAATCCGGACAGCATCTGGCAGGGCTCGTCCTACGGCTTCATCTGCATGGGCCTGATGCTGATGACCGGCGTCTCCGGTCCGTTGATGGACACGTTCTTTCTCGGCGGCAATTTCGGCCGCCGCGAGGTGGTCGCCACCAAGGCGACCTGCCAGGTCGCGAGCCATCTCACAAAGCTGATCTATTTCGGCGGCATCATCGACCAGGCGGCGACGCTCGATCCGGTGCTGGCGGCGGTCGCCATCGCCGCCTCGATGCTCGGCACCACGCTGGCGCGGCGCATCCTGGAGGCGATGAGCGACGCGCAATTCCGCACCTGGGCGAACCTGTTGATCACGACGGTCGCGGGCTACTACATCCTTTACGGCGGCTGGCTGTTGTTCACGCGCACCAGCGCGATGGCGTTCTGA
- a CDS encoding glutathione binding-like protein, whose product MIDLHYWTTPNGHKITMFLEETGLPYKVFPVNIGKGEQFKPEFLAIAPNNRIPAMVDHAPKGGGKPISIFESGAMLLYLAEKTGKFLPSDLYGRYDAIQWTFWQMGGLGPMAGQNHHFRNYAVEKIKYAIDRYVNETNRLYGVLNKRLSNREFIAGDYSIADMASYPWIVPYKNQDQNIDDFPHLKRWLETIRARPATERAYAKAKEVNPNFGQPVNRTEEERRILFGQTAAVVR is encoded by the coding sequence ATGATCGACCTTCACTACTGGACCACGCCGAACGGCCACAAGATCACGATGTTCCTCGAGGAGACCGGGCTTCCCTACAAGGTCTTCCCGGTCAACATCGGCAAGGGCGAGCAGTTCAAGCCGGAGTTTCTGGCGATCGCGCCCAACAACCGTATTCCCGCGATGGTCGATCATGCGCCGAAGGGCGGCGGAAAGCCGATCTCGATCTTCGAGTCGGGTGCGATGCTGCTGTATCTCGCCGAGAAGACCGGAAAGTTTTTGCCGTCTGATCTCTACGGCCGCTATGATGCGATCCAGTGGACGTTCTGGCAGATGGGCGGGCTCGGGCCGATGGCCGGGCAGAACCATCACTTCAGAAATTACGCGGTAGAAAAAATCAAATACGCCATCGACCGCTATGTGAACGAGACCAACCGGCTCTACGGCGTGCTCAACAAGCGCCTCTCGAACCGCGAGTTCATCGCCGGCGACTATTCGATCGCCGACATGGCAAGCTATCCCTGGATCGTGCCCTACAAGAATCAGGACCAGAACATCGACGACTTCCCGCATCTGAAGCGCTGGCTCGAAACCATCCGCGCCCGGCCGGCGACGGAGCGTGCCTATGCCAAGGCCAAGGAGGTCAATCCGAATTTCGGTCAGCCCGTCAACCGCACCGAGGAGGAGCGCCGGATCCTGTTCGGCCAGACCGCGGCGGTGGTGCGCTAG
- a CDS encoding peroxidase family protein, whose protein sequence is MATQVNVQPGHGKAGRQPTRQFLDSLSGHDDPGMFGRMFPNLEPLAVDDAPLKELADAMKDADPGGATGNNTKIPAGFTYLGQFVDHDITLDLTSFGDKEADPTAVENFRTPALDLDSVYGLGPDGSRQLYARNPGDTDGKTPGPKLLIGKTISVDDITITPRNDLPRNPEGFALIGDHRNDENLVVAQTHLAMLKFHNKVCDHLAASGVPTGEIFAQARQMVTWHYQWMVLHDFVERITEKGIVARILDQGRRFYRFKKTPYMPVEFSAAAYRFGHSMVREVYSHNRKFTPGGGIPATLDLLFKFTGLSGGIIGDLAPDPVQPPLPIPVLSSNWIIDWRRYHEVLAANPPNVRLNPSRKIDPFLIPQLHDLPGGGGSLPFRNLKRGVMLGLPSGQDVAKAMKIKNPLTSAEIATGPDGMVAQQHGLHEHTPLWYYILKEAEQRGGGEKLGPVGATIVAEVFVGLVHGDHQSFLWLKGKNWKPTLPSKTPGDFTMADLLRFVGDISPIDGISTV, encoded by the coding sequence ATGGCAACGCAAGTGAATGTCCAGCCTGGCCATGGCAAAGCCGGCCGCCAACCGACCCGGCAATTTCTGGATTCGCTTTCTGGGCACGACGATCCCGGAATGTTCGGGCGAATGTTTCCGAACCTCGAACCGCTCGCCGTCGACGACGCGCCGCTGAAGGAACTTGCCGATGCGATGAAGGACGCTGATCCGGGCGGTGCGACCGGCAACAACACCAAAATCCCCGCAGGATTCACTTATCTCGGACAGTTCGTCGATCACGACATCACGCTCGATCTCACCTCGTTCGGCGACAAGGAAGCCGATCCGACCGCGGTCGAGAATTTCCGCACACCGGCGCTCGATCTCGACAGTGTCTACGGTCTCGGGCCTGACGGCAGCCGGCAGCTTTACGCGCGCAATCCCGGCGATACCGACGGCAAGACGCCCGGTCCGAAACTCCTGATCGGCAAGACCATCAGCGTTGACGATATAACCATCACGCCGCGTAACGATCTGCCGCGCAATCCGGAAGGCTTCGCGCTGATCGGCGATCATCGTAATGACGAAAACCTCGTCGTTGCGCAAACCCACCTGGCGATGCTGAAGTTTCACAACAAGGTCTGTGACCATCTCGCGGCGTCCGGGGTGCCGACGGGCGAGATATTTGCGCAGGCGCGCCAGATGGTGACCTGGCATTACCAGTGGATGGTGCTGCATGACTTCGTGGAGCGCATCACCGAGAAAGGGATCGTCGCCAGGATCCTCGATCAGGGCCGCCGCTTCTACCGCTTCAAGAAGACGCCCTACATGCCGGTCGAGTTCTCCGCGGCGGCGTACCGGTTCGGCCACAGCATGGTACGCGAGGTCTACAGCCACAATCGCAAGTTCACGCCGGGCGGCGGCATTCCGGCCACGCTCGACCTGCTGTTCAAGTTCACCGGCCTGTCGGGCGGAATCATCGGCGACCTCGCGCCCGATCCGGTGCAGCCGCCGCTGCCGATTCCGGTGCTTTCAAGCAACTGGATCATCGATTGGCGCCGCTACCATGAAGTGCTGGCGGCCAATCCGCCCAATGTGCGGCTCAATCCCTCGCGCAAGATCGATCCGTTCCTGATACCGCAACTGCACGATCTGCCGGGCGGCGGCGGCAGCCTGCCGTTCCGCAACCTGAAGCGCGGCGTTATGCTCGGCCTGCCGTCCGGACAGGACGTCGCCAAGGCGATGAAGATCAAGAATCCGCTCACGTCCGCCGAGATCGCCACGGGACCTGACGGCATGGTGGCCCAGCAGCACGGCCTCCATGAGCACACGCCGCTCTGGTACTACATCCTGAAGGAGGCAGAGCAACGCGGCGGTGGCGAAAAGCTGGGACCGGTGGGCGCCACAATCGTGGCCGAAGTATTTGTCGGCCTCGTGCACGGCGACCATCAGTCCTTCCTGTGGCTGAAGGGCAAGAACTGGAAGCCGACACTGCCCTCGAAGACGCCTGGCGATTTCACCATGGCCGATCTGCTGAGATTTGTCGGCGACATCAGCCCGATCGACGGCATCTCGACGGTCTAG